Part of the Arvicanthis niloticus isolate mArvNil1 chromosome 3, mArvNil1.pat.X, whole genome shotgun sequence genome is shown below.
CAGGTGACACAACCCTGTCTCTGCTCCTAACAAAACATCTGAGGACACCTGAGAGCTGGCAGTGGGGTGGAACTTTATTTGAAGCAAAGTAATCATAGCATTACCCCCCCCCCAGGTGCTCGGGGACAGCAGGCATAAGAAATCCTCTCAGCCTGGCCATTTCCGGCTTCTAGGCTGCTGCTCCCAGTGGAcagcagagggcagcagaagCCTGGTTTCCAGGTGTCCCTCCTGCCACCCTCATCCAGCTTCCACTGAGCTGTGCCTCTGCGGGCATCTCCATGGCTTGGAGGGGTGCCAGGGCTCCCAACatgttcctggcacccacacaaGTAGCTCAGGCTCTCTCAGGAGTCTTGCCTTGGCTAGTTTTTATCTCCACCCAAGGAGCAAGCACAGTTCAGGGTCCACATTCCCAAAGATggggtgagagaggagatggcCAGAGCTTGAAAAAGCAATAGCTATCCAGAGAAAGCCTTTCCACCCGTGTCCATTTGAGCTGGGATTGAGTCATGGAAGAAAACTCTAGCGAGAGGAAAGCTATACTGCACTGCAAAGAACCTAGTTACTGTTGTTTCTCGTTATTATTGCTTCAGAATGAAGAGGCTTTGTCCCCAGGAGACCATGGCCATTCTTACTGTTATTATCCTTATCAGCCACATAGGGGGTACACTGGGGTGAACAGAGAAAGTGTGGGTGCTGCAGGTACCCTCCAAGAAGAGCAGCTAGTGATAACAAGGAAGCTGGTTTGCTCAGCCCCCAGTCTGCTCATGAACACACTCCCAGACATGTACATATATGGAAATAGGAGTGTGGCCGGGTACACACAAGTATGTAGCTGAGTCTGTGCATCAGTGTCCATAGGTGGATGCAGAAGGAGAATGTCGTGGTGGGCAGGCACACTTGGAAGTGTGGGCATACCTGGAGGGAGGCTGCAACTGCGGATGCCGAACAGGTACACAAACACCTTGAGCATCCAGAGGAAAGGTCAGAGGGCAGAAGGCTAAgctgagaagagaaggccatGGCTCAGCCCTTCCTGCACCCAATGTGTCACCCAGACACACTAGCGATGGAGCAGAGCATGGGAGCACTGAAGATCAGGGGCCGTTGGTGCGCACATAGAGGAGAACCTGGACACTGGGTGCCTGGTGCATATGTAGGTGCTGACTTACAGTGATGGGAATGGCTGCCCTGGGCTAGTCCCTGGTATGTGCCCAGGCCCacttctgtgtgttttgtgtgtgtggctaCATAGACAGGCTAGCCACCTATGACTTCACTTGGGGCCACAAGTTGGTCGCAGAGGTCCCCACCCATCATACAGTGCCACCCTGAGGAACCTAAAGGACTTTAGCCTCTCGCTAGGCACTAAGGTCCACCACAACATGTCGGTACACCAGCGTTTGTCCCTTGAAACTGGGGGCCAGGAGCAGCTGAGCATCTCCTGCAGGCATGTAGCAGAAGGCCCGGGGGGCCTGTACAGCCAGCTCTTGGAACCGTACAAATTTCTGTCGCCCTTCATCCCACTGGTAGATCTGGGTGAAGgagaagtcactgcccagtgccagGTAGCGGTGACCACCCACCAGGAAGGGCTGTAGGGCCAGCGAACCTCGGGAAGGAAGGGCTTGCACCTCAGAGAAACGGGTTCCCTCCCAGCGCAGGATCTTGGAGTCGCCAATGTAGCGGCTAAGGCACAGGTAGCTGTCTCGGCCAGCACGAAAGTGTTTCACAGCCTGGGCATCAGGTACCTGAGTCACCTCTCCCTGGGCCACAAACTGTTTCTGAGTACGACTCCATTGATAAATGACTGGCGCCTGAGAGCTGCTAGACACAATCAACCGTGGCTTGCCCTCACCATCCACAAACTCCAGGTCGGTGTCGCGGTGCCAGGCGTGCAGGGCCTGGTGGGAATAGAAGCCATTCTGATGCCAACGGTAGAGGCTGGTGGCACCTGCCTTGGAGCTGTCAGCCACTGCAAAGAACCAATCGCCGTCGATGCGGAAGGCTTCCAGGTCATTGGGCTTGCGCACGCGCTGTGGGTCGATATCCTGCAGCTTGGTGAAACGTGTGGTGTTGGGGTCCCAGTGGTAAATGTATGAGCCACCAAACAGCTGGGCCACAACTACATAGAGCTGGCCATCCACCACCATTGGCTTGCAGTGCACAGCTGAAGGGGCTGCCAGAACAGAAGCACTCGGGGTTAGGCAGTGTCAGCTAATCCCCACCCAAATGAAAGGCGGGCCTCCAACCATGCTCCACAACTGAGATCTGCTATAGGGTTCCACTCCCAGTGCAGTCCCACTCCGGACTCAGGGTCCATAAATAGTTTAGTTTGTTGAGACAAGGaaaccctggttggcctggacCTTACAGTACAGACCAAGCTGGTCTTTAACTTTCAGCAATCATCTTTCTTtgcatcccaagtgctaggattacatgtgtgagccaccataccctggcaagctttgctttgctttattcttttctttgagatGGGTTCTCATAATATAGTcaagtctggtcttgaactctccaGATTGCTTCCTTCACctctgaaatgctgggattataggtttgaACCATCATGAACagagggctttgtgcatgccaggcaagcattctaccaactgagcttcaTAGCTAGCTCTCAGtatttaattacttaattaaataatttgtttatttgtttattgcttggtttatttattcatttagaggCTGTCTCTCTATTATGCAGCCatggctgaccttaaactcacagagaccagcctgccttgccttccaagtgctgggattaaggtatgTACTTTATAGATAtcattttgtatatattggcCTTCTTCAAAGGATAAAATAATCCTGATAATTTCtttctctaatatttttatttttattaagttaatgttttaatttatgtTATAAAATAGGTGTACTGATGTGTGTCAGGGCTAGAATTGGTTCCAAGTGTTCATTTgttatgaattctttttttttttttttttttttttttggttttcgagac
Proteins encoded:
- the Lgi3 gene encoding leucine-rich repeat LGI family member 3 isoform X2 gives rise to the protein MEDTEFGGRKSSCRTLVNAAFSEIQDGAFSHLPLLQFLLLNSNKFTLIGDNAFTGLSHLQYLFIENNDIWALSKFTFRGLKSLTHLSLANNNLQTLPRDIFRPLDILSDLDLRGNALNCDCKVKWLVEWLAHTNTTVAPIYCASPPRFQEHKVQDLPLREFDCITTDFVLYQTLSFPAVSAEPFLYSSDLYLALAQPGASACTILKWDYVERQLRDYDRIPAPSAVHCKPMVVDGQLYVVVAQLFGGSYIYHWDPNTTRFTKLQDIDPQRVRKPNDLEAFRIDGDWFFAVADSSKAGATSLYRWHQNGFYSHQALHAWHRDTDLEFVDGEGKPRLIVSSSSQAPVIYQWSRTQKQFVAQGEVTQVPDAQAVKHFRAGRDSYLCLSRYIGDSKILRWEGTRFSEVQALPSRGSLALQPFLVGGHRYLALGSDFSFTQIYQWDEGRQKFVRFQELAVQAPRAFCYMPAGDAQLLLAPSFKGQTLVYRHVVVDLSA